The following are encoded in a window of Ricinus communis isolate WT05 ecotype wild-type chromosome 4, ASM1957865v1, whole genome shotgun sequence genomic DNA:
- the LOC125369887 gene encoding uncharacterized protein LOC125369887 isoform X2 gives MCIFYLQDIGEISGEVWRNQYNRNTKRMLSTYTHAISERVNPILSNMGGGAMYQAPCMFPGPYFYPVMPTNPTPRMGIFSTCQYGCVPMAVFPSYHLHLHLHLQPSSLAAAAATRLQQMSADFPFLRQPLLGAATSGTPLPTASSHQGLSTSQKQEQ, from the exons AT GTGTATATTTTACTTGCAGGACATTGGTGAAATTTCTGGAGAGGTCTGGAGAAACCAATATAATCGAAATACTAAAAGAATGCTTTCAACTTATACGCATGCTATATCTGAAAGG GTTAATCCCATATTGTCCAACATGGGTGGAGGAGCCATGTACCAAGCCCCATGTATGTTTCCAGGACCCTATTTTTATCCAGTTATGCCGACTAATCCGACTCCAAGAATGGGGATTTTTAGCACTTGTCAATATGGTTGTGTACCTATGGCAGTATTTCCTTCATATCATCTCCATCTCCATCTTCATCTCCAACCTTCTTCattagcagcagcagcagcaacacgGCTTCAACAAATGTCTGCAGATTTTCCATTCCTTCGACAGCCTTTACTAGGAGCTGCTACTTCCGGTACTCCACTACCAACTGCATCTTCTCATCAGGGACTATCTACTTCTCAAAAGCAGGAACAATAG
- the LOC125369887 gene encoding uncharacterized protein LOC125369887 isoform X1 → MPSKNGKSWFLKRTSSNFFRNELFCLKYREAKTLEFLNSYVDKNPKKKKKTKRKKERKKEKEKEKSKKLSLYMEACILSFLACWCLFLLYPLVSMNSRTQSSFMLPDSRPAHPNLLNTVKLEMETDDSFGSSASLHSFPHLKQASSTIQLSPISTARIKRKFPETLDHHYDIGEISGEVWRNQYNRNTKRMLSTYTHAISERVNPILSNMGGGAMYQAPCMFPGPYFYPVMPTNPTPRMGIFSTCQYGCVPMAVFPSYHLHLHLHLQPSSLAAAAATRLQQMSADFPFLRQPLLGAATSGTPLPTASSHQGLSTSQKQEQ, encoded by the exons atgccATCCAAAAATGGGAAAAGTTGGTTTCTCAAAAGAACAAGTTCTAACTTTTTCAGAAATGAATTGTTTTGCTTGAAATACAGAGAAGCTAAAACACTGGAATTTTTGAATTCATACGTTGacaaaaacccaaaaaaaaaaaaaaaaactaaaagaaaaaaagaaagaaagaaagaaaaagaaaaagaaaaaagcaagaaattaTCCCTATATATGGAAGCATGCATCCTTAGTTTTCTCGCATGTTGGTGTCTTTTTCTCTTGTATCCTCTCGTTAGCATGAACTCCAGAACACAATCCAGCTTTATGCTGCCTGACTCTCGCCCTGCCCACCCAAATCTCCTCAATACTGTCAAGTTAGAAATGGAAACAGACGACAGTTTTGGAAGTTCAGCAAGCCTTCACAGTTTTCCACATTTAAAGCAGGCCTCATCTACCATACAACTCTCACCTATTTCAACTGCACGTATCAAAAGGAAATTTCCCGAAACTCTTGATCATCATTAT GACATTGGTGAAATTTCTGGAGAGGTCTGGAGAAACCAATATAATCGAAATACTAAAAGAATGCTTTCAACTTATACGCATGCTATATCTGAAAGG GTTAATCCCATATTGTCCAACATGGGTGGAGGAGCCATGTACCAAGCCCCATGTATGTTTCCAGGACCCTATTTTTATCCAGTTATGCCGACTAATCCGACTCCAAGAATGGGGATTTTTAGCACTTGTCAATATGGTTGTGTACCTATGGCAGTATTTCCTTCATATCATCTCCATCTCCATCTTCATCTCCAACCTTCTTCattagcagcagcagcagcaacacgGCTTCAACAAATGTCTGCAGATTTTCCATTCCTTCGACAGCCTTTACTAGGAGCTGCTACTTCCGGTACTCCACTACCAACTGCATCTTCTCATCAGGGACTATCTACTTCTCAAAAGCAGGAACAATAG
- the LOC8271500 gene encoding transcription factor ALC, with protein sequence METDSSLDIFGSLSEIQSLPYLHQASPTNTNHDQFLPILCGEKSSASSKRKSIETHDDHYDDIGGISGEPRRNKNHRNRKRISADMRNIYERRRRDRIRDKMKSLRELIPHCHKQDRASMLDDAINYLKALKLHVEMLANMGGRGALCQAPSSPAATPYFCPVIQTNSTSEMRMFSTSLDCQAPPPSFGLHLQLQPSSLPAPPPLQQISPLLLFPRLPLLGAATSTPLLIASSSHGHSATSQK encoded by the exons ATGGAAACAGACAGTTCACTTGATATTTTCGGGAGTTTATCAGAAATTCAGAGTCTTCCATACCTACATCAGGCCTCACCTACAAACACTAATCACGATCAGTTCTTGCCTATATTATGCGGTGAAAAATCAAGTGCAAGTAGCAAAAGGAAATCTATCGAAACACATGATGATCATTATGAT GACATTGGTGGGATTTCTGGAGAGCCAAGGAGAAATAAAAACCATAGAAATCGTAAAAGGATTTCAGCTGATATGCGCAATATATACGAAAGG AGACGTAGAGACAGAATAAGGGACAAAATGAAATCTTTGCGGGAACTCATACCTCACTGTCACAAG CAAGACAGAGCTTCAATGTTGGACGACGCCATCAACTATCTTAAGGCCTTGAAGCTTCATGTCGAA ATGTTAGCCAACATGGGTGGCAGGGGAGCGTTATGCCAAGCTCCAAGTTCGCCGGCAGCAACACCCTATTTTTGTCCAGTGATACAAACAAATTCAACTTCAGAAATGAGAATGTTTAGCACTTCCCTCGACTGCCAAGCACCACCTCCTTCATTCGGTCTCCATCTTCAACTCCAACCTTCTTCATTACCAGCACCACCACCACTTCAACAAATCTCTCCACTTCTTTTGTTCCCTCGACTGCCTTTACTAGGAGCTGCTACTTCTACTCCGCTGCTAATTGCCTCTTCTTCTCATGGACATTCTGCTACTTCTCAAAAGTAG